A single window of Drosophila suzukii chromosome 3, CBGP_Dsuzu_IsoJpt1.0, whole genome shotgun sequence DNA harbors:
- the LOC118877460 gene encoding GATA zinc finger domain-containing protein 14 encodes MWLPRSRTRTGDNHLCSRNNDYSSNNHSKDNDNNHQKNYDNHYSCSKNHYNHHPCFNNDNNNDNNHSCSHNNNNDNHHSCSNNHNNDNHHSCSNNHNNNDNHHSCSNNHNNHDNHHSCSNNHNNDNHHSCSNNHNNNDNNHSCSNNHNNDNHHSCSYNDNHHSCSNNHNKDNHHSCSNNHYNNYHSCSNNHDHNYHSCSNNHDNNHPKDYNTYNDYPQDHGSFNNNKDNHSCYNNHSCDNDYKTDNNHKTDNNHNKESHHNEGNNNAQDHSKDNTKDNSKDYTKDHS; translated from the coding sequence ATGTGGTTGCCCAGATCCAGAACCAGAACCGGAGACAACCACTTGTGCTCCAGAAACAACGACTACAGCTCCAACAACCACTCGAAAGACAACGACAACAACCACCAGAAAAACTACGACAACCACTACTCATGCTCCAAAAACCACTACAACCACCACCCCTGCTTcaacaacgacaacaacaacgacaacaacCACTCCTGCtcccacaacaacaacaacgacaaccACCACTCCTGCTccaacaaccacaacaacgACAACCACCACTCCTGCTccaacaaccacaacaacaacgacaaccACCACTCCTGCTccaacaaccacaacaaccACGACAACCACCACTCTTGCTccaacaaccacaacaacgACAACCACCACTCCTGCTccaacaaccacaacaacaacgacaacaacCACTCCTGCTccaacaaccacaacaacgACAACCACCACTCCTGCTCCTACAACGACAACCACCACTCCTGCTccaacaaccacaacaaagACAACCACCACTCCTGCTCCAACAACCACTACAACAACTACCACTCCTGCTCCAACAACCACGACCACAACTACCACTCCTGCTCCAACAACCACGACAACAACCACCCAAAGGACTACAACACCTACAACGACTACCCGCAAGACCACGGTTccttcaacaacaacaaagacAACCACTCGTGCTACAACAACCACTCGTGCGACAACGACTACAAAACAGACAACAACCACAAAACAgacaacaaccacaacaaagAAAGCCACCACAACGAAGGGAACAACAACGCGCAGGACCACTCCAAGGACAACACGAAAGACAACTCGAAAGACTACACGAAGGACCACAGCTAG